CGTCGGGCTCCGTCCGTCTCTACCTCCGCGCCGCCGGGGGCTCGGTGGCGAACGCGCGGATCGTGGACGTCGCGGGACGGGAGGTGCGCGCGTGGAAGCTCGACGTGCCCGCGTCCGGATCGCTCGAGTGGTCGTGGGACGGCACTCCGGCGCGCGGCGGCTCACGGGGTGGCGGCGTCTATTTTCTTTACGTGGAAGCGGGTGGAGTGCGACAGTCGCTCCGGCTGGTGCTGTTCCGCTAAGCCGTTAGCGCTCATGGAAGAGGGGCAATTTCGCTTGACAGGTCCGAGCGGTGGTTCGTAACCTACGACGCGATCCCCCCCTTAGGTCCGTGTGATCCGAGGCCTATAGATGATTTCATCGAAGTCGATTCGTGCAGGGATTCTTATTGCCATCGCGACCGCGGGGACCCTTTCCTGCGGTGAGTCCGAGTTCACGCAACCGAATCCGAAGAGCGACATCGTCGCCGTTCGGACCTCCGAGAAATTCCTCAACTCGCCCGGCGAAGAGTCTCGCGAGTTGCTGATCGACGGCCGCGTGACGGACATCGAGTGGAACGTCACCGGTGACCCCTCCATCGTGCTGATGGAGGGCGTCTCCGGCGAGGGCGCCAGCTACTACGTGTCGGTCCGCAGTATGTGGACGCTCGACGAGTTCGGCGCTCCCGACGGGATCTTCTTCCTGCTCCAGTGGCCGGATCTCACCGAGGACCGCTTTGAAGAGCCGCTCGTCACGAATGTGGACGTCGTCTCCCCAACGGACACGCTCGACTGCGCGACGGACAACCGGCTCGTCCGGGAGGAGTCGTGGCGACGCTCCGACCTCCAAGAGGATGAGCTGACGATCGAGCTCTTCTCGGATGACCTGGGCTCCTACCCGAAGGACGTCTGGCGTTGGGGGGCGAGCACCACGGACTTTGCATCACCCGTCAATCCTACCGAGTGGCAGGGCGCGGAACAGGACGGTGACGCCTTCGGAGCCAATCTTCACCCGAGCGCTTCCACCATGGTGGACTCTTACGACACTGGCGGGGGAGCCGTCACTGATACCGATAGCTTGCCATTCGTCCCGAACCACGCTCTTGGTTCCAGTGTTCCGGCCAAGATCACCGACAAGGGGACCCGTGATTCACGATTGAACCGCGGGAAGCCGGTGGAGTATGTGGTCTGGAACAGCGTCTCCAAGGTCCTGGCCAGATGCGAGACTCTGAACCCCATCCGGCTCGATGACGCCTCCCAGTTCGAGAAGTCTTGGAATCCGGGTGACTACGTTCCTTCGTATCGACTTAGAGTCGCAACAGGGAGCCAGTCGGACGTGCTCGCGAAGGCGAGCTATATCGGAGGGAAGTGGGCGCTCGAGGTGAGACGTGACTTGATCACGCGGCCTGATGACGAGGACGGTGACGGAGTACCGGACCCTCCCCGGCCTGACGACGTGCACCTTGAGCCCGGGCGGCGCTACGTCATGCGCGTCACGATCATGGAGGGGCGCACCAAAGCCGTGAGCCGGTCGGGACTCGTTCCCATCTATCTCGACCCGACCGCTCCGTGAGCCGGACATGAACCGTTCGCCGCGAGTTTCCAGGGAGTGTTCCGTGACCGCACGCGTTCCGGCGTGGAGCCCGCTCCACGCGTTCGTCTCTGTATCGCTTCTTCTCCTCCTCGCCGCGGGCCTCCTGCTCGTTCCGCCCGCGCGCGCGCAGGTCGTCGACGCGTGGCTCCACTACACGCCGCTCGACGCGTACGCCGGCCAGGCCTCGACGCGGCTGCGGGGCATGGGGGCCATCGAGGTCGCGACCTGGGACGATCAGATGCGGATCGATCCCTACGGCTACGGCCGGAACCCGGCCGGAATCCTGCGTTCCCGGGACAGCTCGGTCGTCGAGACGCCGTTCTCGTACGCCGACTTCGAGGACACGTACTACGGCCAGAGCAACAGCGCGGTGCAGCGCGGCGCCTCAATGCACGGAGAGTTCCGGCCCGACGGGAAGAAGTGGGCCATCGGAGTCGACATCGATTACAGCTCGGTCTCCTCGAGCCGTCACGACACGCCGTGTCCGACTCCGGACGATTGCCGGTTCATCCGCGACTTCGACCTCCCGGTGTCGCCCACGCTCTCGCCCGAGCCGGCGGACCAGACCTTCGGCGCCGGCGTCCAGAGTCCGTGGTTCGGCGTCTCGTACGCCCGCGACTTCGCCGACGGCCTGACGCTGGGCGGCCGCTTCGGGTACCGGCACGAGAGCGAGGACCGGCGCGTCCTGGATCCGTACGACCTCGACGTGTCGAGCGACGCGGCGGAGCTGACGGGAGGGGCCCTCTGGGTGCTCCCGGTCGCGAGCCGCATGGCAAGCCTCTCCGCGTGGGCTCAGTACGTGGCGCACAACGTCACGGGGCGAAGCGTGACGCCGCTGAACGACGACGAGTACGACTGGGACCGCCCGCAGGTGGCGTACGGCGCGGCACTGAGTGTCCGAAAGG
This genomic window from Candidatus Eisenbacteria bacterium contains:
- a CDS encoding FlgD immunoglobulin-like domain containing protein, translating into SGSVRLYLRAAGGSVANARIVDVAGREVRAWKLDVPASGSLEWSWDGTPARGGSRGGGVYFLYVEAGGVRQSLRLVLFR